A window from Candidatus Neomarinimicrobiota bacterium encodes these proteins:
- a CDS encoding pectin esterase, which produces MKRALSQFGMFLTICLVFASAIIGQENQYDFVVAKDGSGDFTTVQGAIDAVPDFRKNETTIYIKTGVYKEKLVLPKTKPNVTFIGEDVAKTILTYGDYASKKNIFGEEMGTTGSSSFFVYGDNFTAKNITFQNSAGPVGQAVAIRVDGDKAVFINCRFLGFQDTLYTHGHESRQYYKDCYIEGTVDFIFGASTAVFDDSEIYCKDHGYVTAAATDKGTEFGYVFRNCRITGDAPDDSFYLGRPWRPYAKVVFMNTFLGDHIKPVGWHNWGSEEKEKTAFYGEYQNSGPGFTPDKRVEWSHQLTDEEAKKYTIENIFNGWNPEERVQQLESELQ; this is translated from the coding sequence ATGAAACGCGCACTGTCGCAATTCGGAATGTTCCTCACAATTTGCCTGGTTTTCGCTTCCGCAATCATTGGACAGGAAAACCAATACGACTTCGTGGTTGCCAAGGACGGTAGCGGCGATTTCACCACTGTACAGGGTGCGATTGACGCGGTACCGGATTTCCGGAAGAACGAGACGACCATCTACATAAAAACCGGCGTGTACAAAGAGAAACTGGTGCTGCCGAAGACCAAGCCGAACGTCACCTTCATTGGAGAGGACGTTGCAAAGACCATCCTGACATACGGCGATTACGCCTCCAAGAAGAATATCTTCGGTGAGGAGATGGGCACAACCGGTTCCTCAAGTTTCTTTGTGTACGGCGATAATTTCACCGCAAAGAATATCACCTTTCAAAACTCAGCCGGTCCCGTCGGACAGGCGGTGGCAATCCGCGTGGATGGCGATAAGGCGGTGTTTATCAACTGCCGGTTTCTGGGATTTCAGGATACGCTTTATACCCACGGGCATGAGAGCCGGCAATACTACAAAGACTGCTACATTGAAGGTACGGTGGACTTTATCTTTGGCGCGAGTACAGCCGTCTTCGATGATTCTGAAATCTACTGCAAGGATCACGGATACGTGACGGCGGCGGCCACCGATAAAGGCACTGAATTCGGATACGTCTTCCGGAATTGCCGGATTACCGGCGATGCACCGGATGACTCATTTTACCTTGGCAGGCCGTGGCGTCCGTACGCCAAGGTTGTATTTATGAATACGTTTCTCGGCGATCATATCAAGCCGGTTGGCTGGCACAACTGGGGCAGCGAGGAAAAGGAGAAAACGGCATTCTACGGGGAATACCAGAATTCCGGCCCGGGATTTACGCCTGATAAGCGCGTTGAATGGTCGCATCAACTGACTGACGAAGAAGCAAAGAAATACACTATAGAGAACATTTTCAACGGGTGGAACCCGGAGGAGCGGGTCCAGCAATTGGAGTCCGAATTACAGTAA
- a CDS encoding glycoside hydrolase family 28 protein codes for MNQTFLTRIAKVLLLTLITAGLVFAGNTEKSLEDYFQPVPQKYYEGVQFDMPEVPVPTFPDYTVSIEDFGAVPDGETLNTQAFEDAISDVADEGGGTVIVPRGLWLTGPIKLQSNVNMHLQKGAFIHFSDDYDLYPLIKTSYEGQDAYRCTSPLTMENVENVAVTGHGIIDGSGGAWRPVKKFKMTDGQWEELLESGGYLNEEKDIWYPTKGSLRGNTLPPDSFRTRENYEAIKVSQRPVMVSIRGSKNILLDGPTFQNSPAWNIHPLMSEDLVIRNLTVRNPWFSQNGDGLDLESCKNAFVYNNNFDVGDDAICLKSGKNEAGRERGIPTQNIVVRENVVYHGHGGFVVGSEMSGGIRNIHVSDLTFNGTDVGVRFKSTRGRGGTVEDIYISDIDMVDIVTEPIRFNLFYGGKAPTPGQNTEVVDKEKLKEEIPPVTVETPRFRDIHIKNIVCRGAGSAMWIQGLPEMNVQNMALENIRITSTNGASVIDVDELTLKNVEITAKNEPVFYLNNGTNVDLRDVSLTYLGKKEAESGVRVEGPFTENIMLRDISLENIANPMSHGPNVERSAVVQE; via the coding sequence ATGAATCAAACTTTCCTTACCCGTATTGCAAAAGTTTTACTCCTGACATTAATAACCGCGGGACTCGTTTTTGCCGGTAATACCGAAAAATCTCTGGAAGATTACTTCCAGCCGGTGCCGCAGAAGTATTACGAGGGCGTCCAGTTCGATATGCCGGAAGTCCCGGTGCCGACTTTCCCTGACTACACGGTGTCCATCGAAGATTTTGGCGCCGTGCCGGACGGTGAAACTCTCAACACTCAGGCGTTTGAAGATGCCATCTCTGATGTGGCAGATGAGGGCGGAGGTACGGTAATTGTCCCACGGGGACTCTGGCTTACCGGTCCCATCAAATTGCAGAGCAACGTGAACATGCATCTGCAAAAGGGTGCGTTCATCCACTTCAGCGATGACTACGACCTGTATCCGCTGATCAAAACCAGTTATGAAGGGCAGGACGCATATAGATGTACCTCGCCACTTACCATGGAAAATGTGGAGAACGTGGCGGTGACCGGTCACGGCATTATCGACGGTTCCGGCGGTGCGTGGCGTCCGGTGAAAAAGTTCAAGATGACTGACGGACAATGGGAGGAACTACTGGAGTCTGGCGGGTATCTGAACGAGGAAAAAGACATTTGGTATCCTACGAAAGGTTCACTGCGAGGCAATACGCTTCCCCCCGACTCATTCCGGACCCGTGAGAACTACGAAGCTATTAAGGTCAGCCAGCGCCCGGTGATGGTAAGCATCCGCGGGAGTAAAAATATTCTCCTGGACGGGCCGACATTCCAGAATTCGCCGGCGTGGAATATCCATCCGCTCATGTCTGAGGATCTGGTGATCCGAAATCTCACCGTGAGAAATCCCTGGTTCTCCCAGAACGGCGACGGACTGGATCTGGAATCCTGCAAAAATGCGTTTGTGTACAATAATAATTTCGACGTCGGCGATGATGCTATCTGCCTGAAGTCCGGTAAAAATGAGGCCGGACGTGAGCGCGGGATACCAACTCAAAATATCGTCGTCCGGGAGAATGTGGTGTATCACGGTCACGGCGGATTCGTCGTAGGAAGTGAGATGTCCGGCGGAATCAGGAATATCCACGTCTCAGATCTGACATTTAACGGTACGGATGTGGGCGTTCGGTTCAAAAGTACCCGCGGTCGCGGCGGCACGGTGGAGGACATCTATATCTCTGACATCGACATGGTCGATATCGTCACGGAACCTATCCGGTTCAACCTGTTTTACGGGGGGAAGGCGCCGACGCCGGGCCAGAACACCGAAGTCGTCGATAAGGAAAAGCTGAAAGAGGAGATCCCGCCGGTCACCGTGGAAACGCCGCGCTTCCGGGATATCCACATCAAAAATATCGTCTGCCGGGGGGCAGGATCCGCCATGTGGATCCAGGGGCTGCCCGAAATGAATGTGCAGAACATGGCACTGGAAAATATCCGGATAACCTCGACCAACGGCGCTTCTGTTATCGACGTGGACGAACTAACCCTGAAAAATGTGGAGATCACGGCGAAAAATGAGCCGGTTTTCTATCTGAATAACGGCACCAATGTCGATCTCCGGGATGTGTCGCTCACTTACCTTGGCAAAAAGGAAGCAGAGTCCGGCGTTCGCGTCGAAGGCCCGTTTACAGAAAATATCATGCTGAGAGATATCTCCCTTGAGAACATCGCCAATCCGATGAGTCATGGGCCGAATGTGGAGCGTTCGGCGGTGGTTCAGGAATAA
- a CDS encoding alpha/beta hydrolase: MTVVLLFTGLFAQAQAQDFHPLWPEGEIPNIAGDVREDSIANERIYRVKTPGITAYFPSKEENTGAAVVICPPGGYHHLTYVIAGTQLARWFNVMGMNAFVLRYRLPNQPELQERSIAPLQDAQRAVRLIRANADRWHIDPERVGVMGASSGGHLASTLGTHSNDVAAIGDSLDSYTYRPNFMIMVSPVISMGKYTHEGSRDNLLGKNPSPELVKRFSNELQVTEATPPAFLVHAANDGSVDPMNSILFYEALLKHNAKSALHIFPQGGHSIALRNNPGSTNLWTDLCEAWLREIGVIGN; encoded by the coding sequence ATGACGGTTGTATTGCTTTTTACCGGCCTCTTCGCCCAGGCGCAAGCCCAGGATTTCCACCCGCTCTGGCCGGAAGGCGAAATCCCGAATATCGCAGGAGATGTCCGGGAAGACAGCATAGCCAACGAACGAATCTATCGGGTGAAGACGCCGGGCATCACAGCGTATTTTCCTTCCAAAGAAGAAAACACCGGTGCCGCAGTGGTGATCTGCCCGCCCGGAGGCTACCACCATCTCACCTATGTAATTGCAGGGACCCAGCTGGCCAGATGGTTTAACGTGATGGGCATGAATGCATTCGTGCTGAGATACCGGCTCCCGAATCAGCCCGAATTGCAGGAGCGAAGCATTGCTCCGTTGCAGGATGCGCAGCGTGCCGTGCGCCTGATACGTGCAAATGCAGATCGGTGGCACATTGATCCGGAGCGCGTTGGCGTCATGGGAGCGTCATCCGGCGGACACCTGGCATCGACGCTGGGTACACATTCCAATGATGTCGCGGCAATTGGCGACTCACTGGACAGTTATACGTACCGCCCGAATTTTATGATTATGGTCTCGCCGGTGATTTCTATGGGAAAATATACGCATGAGGGAAGCCGGGACAATCTCCTCGGGAAAAATCCATCACCGGAACTTGTGAAGCGGTTTTCTAACGAGTTGCAGGTGACGGAGGCTACGCCGCCGGCATTTTTAGTGCACGCAGCAAACGACGGCTCTGTAGATCCGATGAACAGTATCCTGTTCTACGAAGCGCTGCTGAAACACAATGCGAAATCCGCACTCCACATTTTTCCGCAAGGGGGGCATTCAATCGCATTACGGAATAATCCCGGCTCTACCAATCTCTGGACGGATCTGTGTGAGGCGTGGCTACGAGAGATCGGTGTTATCGGAAATTGA
- a CDS encoding glycoside hydrolase 43 family protein: MLKRILVAGVVMCMMAGAVQGQVWQPDLGNGKYKNPIIFADYSDPDVARKGDDYYMVASSFNVAPGIPVLHSKDLVNWELVGHVFEKQVPVEHFSTPQHGNGAWAPSITYHDGEFYVYWGDPDFGIYMAKTDDPAGEWEDPVLVQEAKGWIDPAPLWDDDGNAYLVHAFAASRSSRKSILVMHRMSPDGTELLDDGAIVFDGHESHPTIEGPKLYKKGEYYYIFAPGGGVPTGWQTILRSRDIFGPYEDKIVLHQGNTDINGPHQGGYVETPSGQPWFIHFQDREAYGRIVHLNPVRWEDGWPMMGVDKNDDGIGEPVTEYETPESDFSDSKVVPQTSDEFNGVEPGLQWQWHSNPEPIWGWMRANKGYFRLYAVDKPEGYTNLWDIGSIFLQKIPAPAFTATTKVTFHTREDGDRTGLIMMGQDYAYVSLEQQDGNLVIAQRTCMGANDGKSEKTIETSEVSTNTVYLRVTVEQAQEFPPCTFSYSTDGENFTQIGESFNARQGQWIGAKVGMFTTREIHYRDAAFADYDWFRVTSK; encoded by the coding sequence ATGCTGAAAAGAATACTCGTAGCAGGAGTTGTAATGTGTATGATGGCGGGTGCAGTCCAGGGACAGGTCTGGCAGCCTGATTTGGGCAACGGGAAGTACAAAAATCCCATTATATTTGCCGACTATTCTGATCCGGACGTGGCACGGAAAGGCGATGATTACTACATGGTCGCCTCCAGTTTTAACGTGGCGCCGGGCATTCCGGTACTGCATTCCAAAGATTTGGTCAACTGGGAGCTGGTGGGACACGTCTTCGAGAAGCAAGTCCCGGTGGAGCATTTCAGCACGCCGCAACACGGCAACGGAGCCTGGGCACCGAGTATCACCTACCACGATGGCGAATTCTACGTCTACTGGGGTGACCCGGATTTTGGTATTTACATGGCGAAAACCGACGATCCTGCCGGCGAGTGGGAAGACCCTGTACTAGTGCAAGAAGCAAAGGGCTGGATCGATCCCGCACCGCTCTGGGATGATGACGGGAACGCATATCTGGTGCATGCGTTTGCCGCCAGCCGCTCCAGCCGGAAGAGCATCCTGGTGATGCACCGGATGTCTCCGGACGGGACCGAGTTGCTGGACGACGGCGCCATCGTCTTCGACGGACATGAAAGCCATCCCACCATTGAGGGTCCGAAACTGTACAAGAAAGGCGAGTATTACTACATCTTTGCTCCCGGCGGCGGCGTCCCCACTGGCTGGCAGACGATTCTGCGCTCCAGGGATATCTTCGGTCCGTACGAGGATAAAATTGTGCTCCATCAGGGGAACACGGATATCAACGGGCCGCACCAGGGCGGCTATGTGGAAACGCCGTCCGGACAGCCGTGGTTCATTCACTTCCAGGATCGGGAAGCCTATGGACGAATTGTCCACCTGAATCCGGTCCGCTGGGAAGACGGCTGGCCAATGATGGGCGTTGACAAAAACGACGACGGCATCGGCGAACCGGTCACCGAATACGAGACGCCGGAATCGGATTTTAGCGATTCCAAAGTTGTGCCGCAGACCTCCGATGAATTCAATGGGGTCGAACCAGGACTCCAGTGGCAGTGGCATTCCAATCCGGAGCCAATCTGGGGCTGGATGCGCGCCAATAAAGGCTATTTCAGATTGTACGCCGTGGATAAGCCCGAAGGATATACCAATCTCTGGGATATAGGCAGTATTTTCCTCCAGAAAATCCCGGCACCAGCATTTACCGCCACAACAAAAGTCACATTCCATACCAGAGAAGACGGTGACCGGACAGGTCTCATCATGATGGGGCAGGATTATGCCTATGTTTCTCTGGAACAGCAGGATGGTAACCTGGTGATTGCTCAGCGGACATGCATGGGAGCCAATGACGGGAAGTCCGAAAAGACAATCGAAACTTCGGAAGTGAGCACGAATACCGTTTATCTCCGCGTCACCGTTGAACAGGCCCAGGAATTCCCGCCGTGTACGTTCAGCTATAGCACGGACGGAGAGAACTTTACTCAGATCGGTGAATCCTTCAACGCCAGACAGGGCCAGTGGATTGGCGCCAAGGTAGGCATGTTCACCACCAGAGAAATTCACTATCGCGATGCGGCGTTTGCGGATTACGACTGGTTTCGCGTGACCAGTAAATAG
- a CDS encoding T9SS type A sorting domain-containing protein, whose protein sequence is MNKIKIILIIALMGIFVLWNDIAAAQQLAFPTAEGPGKYATGGRGGKVLKVTSLQDNSNTGTLRWAVSQRGARTIVFEVSGTIYLNSQLNISNGDLTIAGQTAPGDGITVAGYPTGIDANNVIIRYLRFRLGDINGVEGDAFGGRGVENIIIDHCSFSWSVDETVSLYNNSDVSFQWSMVTESLNNSVHSKGPHGYGGIWGGGPGDGQAAFHHNLIAHHTSRNPRFAGFSYAGERDDKYVDFRNNVLYNWGGQSVYGGEAQNQNMVANYYKYGPATGPKDRIVEPSSPYGDWYIADNFVFGYPEITKDNWNGGVQPAKGRIDRPNDIEHSMTHSAENAYELVLADVGAVLPARDGVDARIVEEVRTQTATYGDNGIIDSQSEVGGFPELADGTPPEDADDDGMPDDWENDMGLNPGDASDRNGDLDSDGYTNLEEYLNSLTERTNYLLSPAELTGEATSPSHINLSWKEITPFEDGFTLERSEGDTNSFVEIADLSENTTSFQDNGLSAETVYYYRVTAYNQNTSSIPSNVEPVKTLYADGRPLEPSTPAPSDSAEDADVLPLLEWEEADGAETYDIYLGTENPPPLVAEDVTETSYRPQTQLKNSTTYYWRVDSKNASGITTGKVWQFQTGVYHEMLAGYWTFDFQAGGFTPDSSAVDNWGYLSEDMSNDNVIDGIAGKAFSFDGADDFVYIEHLFPYEFEARSFSVSFWMNTTNASQNGYLFSKGKFPDDEPAEGFAVYATADGNMVFRVGDRETESVITTDISPFTTGQWVKLTAIRNREIGKLQLFAGSEKVASVTDSSWNIQNGARIYIGASMAGTNYYEGAIDNIRLNNYALDESEVGGLVTTGTEDVSIPREYALNLRNYPNPFNPETTLEYTVPTAGEVYINVYNLLGQQVANLVQGQKEPGRYAVRFGGPEYSSGIYIARITVNGESKLTKMMLVQ, encoded by the coding sequence ATGAATAAAATCAAGATTATTTTAATAATTGCCCTGATGGGGATTTTTGTCCTTTGGAATGATATTGCCGCTGCCCAGCAACTTGCCTTTCCGACGGCCGAAGGACCTGGGAAATATGCCACCGGAGGACGGGGCGGGAAAGTATTAAAAGTTACTTCCCTGCAGGATAACAGTAACACCGGAACGCTGAGATGGGCTGTGAGTCAGCGGGGGGCCCGAACTATTGTTTTCGAGGTCTCCGGGACCATTTATCTGAATTCGCAATTGAACATTTCAAATGGTGACTTAACCATCGCAGGCCAGACAGCGCCCGGAGATGGAATCACCGTTGCCGGCTATCCCACTGGTATTGACGCTAATAATGTGATTATCCGGTATCTGCGGTTCCGGCTCGGCGATATTAATGGGGTGGAAGGTGATGCATTCGGTGGACGCGGCGTTGAGAATATTATTATTGATCACTGTTCGTTTAGCTGGTCTGTTGATGAGACTGTGAGCCTTTATAATAACAGTGATGTCTCGTTCCAGTGGTCCATGGTCACAGAGAGTTTGAACAATTCCGTCCATTCAAAGGGCCCCCACGGGTACGGAGGTATTTGGGGGGGCGGGCCCGGAGACGGACAGGCCGCTTTTCACCATAATCTTATTGCACACCATACCAGCAGAAATCCCCGGTTTGCCGGATTCAGTTACGCCGGTGAGCGGGATGACAAATACGTCGATTTCAGAAATAATGTACTTTACAACTGGGGTGGACAAAGTGTATACGGCGGTGAAGCCCAAAACCAGAACATGGTAGCAAACTATTATAAGTACGGCCCCGCTACTGGCCCCAAAGACCGTATAGTAGAACCCTCTTCGCCATACGGCGACTGGTATATTGCGGATAATTTCGTATTTGGTTATCCCGAGATAACCAAAGATAACTGGAACGGCGGCGTGCAGCCTGCGAAGGGTCGCATTGATAGGCCCAATGATATTGAACACTCCATGACTCATTCTGCGGAAAATGCTTATGAGCTGGTTCTCGCGGATGTGGGCGCTGTATTGCCTGCCAGAGATGGAGTCGATGCCAGGATCGTGGAAGAAGTCCGAACTCAAACAGCGACTTACGGGGATAACGGAATCATCGATTCCCAGTCCGAGGTCGGCGGATTCCCTGAGTTAGCGGACGGAACGCCCCCCGAAGACGCCGATGACGACGGTATGCCGGATGATTGGGAAAACGATATGGGCTTGAATCCCGGTGATGCCAGCGATCGCAATGGTGACTTGGACAGTGATGGATACACCAACCTGGAAGAATACCTGAATAGTCTCACCGAAAGAACCAATTACCTGCTCTCCCCGGCAGAGTTGACGGGTGAGGCAACCTCCCCGAGTCATATAAATCTATCCTGGAAAGAAATTACACCATTTGAGGACGGTTTCACCCTCGAACGCTCAGAAGGGGATACGAATTCATTCGTCGAAATTGCCGACCTGAGTGAAAATACGACGAGTTTTCAGGATAATGGTCTCTCGGCTGAAACGGTCTATTACTACAGAGTAACGGCATATAACCAGAATACCAGCTCAATTCCGAGCAACGTTGAACCGGTCAAAACGCTGTATGCCGACGGGAGACCCCTCGAGCCGTCGACACCGGCTCCGTCAGATAGCGCAGAAGATGCAGATGTACTCCCGTTGCTGGAGTGGGAAGAGGCTGATGGTGCGGAAACATACGATATCTACCTGGGTACGGAAAATCCGCCGCCGCTCGTTGCCGAAGACGTAACCGAAACAAGTTATCGCCCACAGACACAGTTGAAAAACTCTACCACCTATTATTGGCGCGTGGATTCGAAAAATGCGTCCGGGATAACGACGGGAAAAGTCTGGCAATTCCAGACGGGCGTATATCACGAGATGTTGGCAGGGTACTGGACGTTTGATTTCCAGGCCGGCGGATTCACTCCGGATTCTTCCGCTGTAGACAACTGGGGATATTTATCCGAGGATATGTCAAACGATAATGTCATCGATGGGATAGCCGGGAAGGCCTTCAGTTTCGATGGCGCCGACGATTTCGTCTATATAGAACACCTGTTTCCGTATGAATTCGAAGCCCGCTCATTTTCTGTATCCTTCTGGATGAATACGACAAATGCCAGCCAGAACGGATATCTTTTCTCGAAAGGTAAGTTTCCGGATGACGAGCCGGCAGAAGGGTTTGCAGTTTATGCGACTGCTGACGGGAATATGGTATTCCGGGTTGGAGATCGCGAAACCGAATCGGTGATTACCACTGATATCTCCCCTTTTACAACCGGGCAGTGGGTCAAACTGACGGCAATCCGAAACCGCGAAATTGGCAAACTCCAGCTCTTTGCCGGTAGCGAAAAGGTTGCCAGCGTCACCGACAGTTCATGGAATATTCAAAATGGTGCCAGGATCTATATCGGGGCAAGTATGGCCGGGACCAATTATTATGAAGGTGCTATCGATAATATTCGGTTAAATAATTACGCCCTTGATGAAAGCGAAGTAGGCGGACTCGTGACCACGGGTACAGAAGATGTTTCGATTCCCCGAGAATATGCGCTTAACCTGCGAAATTATCCCAACCCGTTTAATCCGGAAACGACCCTGGAGTATACCGTACCGACCGCCGGCGAAGTGTATATTAACGTGTATAATCTTCTCGGACAGCAAGTAGCCAATTTGGTGCAGGGGCAGAAGGAACCCGGACGTTATGCTGTGCGGTTTGGCGGGCCGGAATACAGCAGTGGAATCTATATTGCGCGGATCACGGTGAACGGGGAATCCAAATTAACAAAAATGATGTTAGTGCAGTAA
- a CDS encoding DUF5123 domain-containing protein — protein sequence MNLFTVAVFALLLVGTVNAEIIEVESGGSIYSAVQQAETGDIIELEAGGSFTNDSTMLLEKEIHIRSADPANRPEITMAGGEFRFDGDQGGVILEDLIINSTDPNYLVTMSPNFTAARIIKTVNVKVTNFDRSSFREDGPASGHIDSIIVRNSEYYAFNGGGYRFIHFGSIVGFDYLEFSNSTVSDFTESFIWSETPNAKEIVIDHCTITGLDAPKPAFIGVTSAGGSIDISNVILAYFEKGDGSIFDMGGFGTSTIRNSRYYDVGDVSYDWTTEEDFVEYEPSFADAANYDFTLPDDSPLLTAGTEGGPIGDPRWDPTTTAVDGENAVPGEYVLNQNYPNPFNPSTTIEYTLKKSAHTQINVYNVKGELVETLVNQTMNQGTHKVRFNANALPAGLYYYQLKTDDISEVRKMVLLK from the coding sequence ATGAATTTATTTACAGTAGCAGTGTTTGCACTGCTCCTGGTCGGTACGGTCAACGCCGAGATCATCGAGGTGGAATCGGGCGGCAGTATTTACAGCGCGGTCCAGCAGGCAGAGACCGGTGATATTATTGAACTCGAAGCGGGTGGCAGTTTTACGAACGACTCTACCATGTTACTGGAAAAAGAGATCCATATCCGGTCCGCCGATCCGGCAAATCGTCCGGAGATTACCATGGCCGGCGGTGAATTCCGCTTTGATGGTGATCAAGGTGGAGTAATTCTGGAGGATCTTATTATTAACAGCACCGATCCGAATTATCTGGTCACTATGTCACCGAATTTTACTGCGGCACGTATCATCAAAACAGTAAACGTGAAAGTCACGAATTTTGACAGATCGTCTTTCAGAGAAGATGGCCCGGCTTCCGGACATATCGATAGCATCATCGTGAGAAATTCTGAATATTACGCGTTTAACGGAGGCGGATACAGGTTCATTCATTTCGGAAGTATAGTCGGTTTTGACTATTTGGAATTCAGTAATTCGACTGTCTCCGATTTTACCGAATCCTTTATCTGGAGCGAAACGCCGAACGCGAAAGAGATCGTCATTGACCACTGCACAATCACGGGACTTGATGCGCCCAAGCCTGCCTTCATTGGGGTCACATCTGCCGGTGGCAGTATAGACATCTCGAATGTGATCCTGGCCTACTTTGAAAAAGGTGACGGCTCCATCTTCGATATGGGAGGATTTGGCACCTCAACAATCCGCAACAGCCGGTACTATGATGTGGGTGATGTTTCCTATGATTGGACCACCGAGGAAGATTTTGTAGAGTACGAACCCAGTTTTGCGGACGCTGCCAATTATGATTTTACCCTGCCGGATGATTCACCGCTGCTGACGGCTGGGACCGAAGGCGGCCCGATTGGCGATCCCCGCTGGGATCCGACCACGACGGCTGTCGACGGCGAAAACGCAGTTCCGGGTGAATATGTTCTAAACCAGAACTATCCGAACCCCTTTAATCCGTCAACGACCATCGAGTATACGCTGAAAAAATCAGCACATACCCAGATTAACGTCTATAACGTGAAGGGTGAACTGGTCGAGACCCTGGTAAATCAGACCATGAATCAAGGAACGCACAAGGTTCGGTTCAACGCCAATGCGCTTCCGGCTGGCCTCTATTATTACCAGCTGAAGACTGACGACATTTCGGAAGTCAGAAAGATGGTGCTTCTGAAATAA